In Aequorivita sp. H23M31, a single window of DNA contains:
- a CDS encoding metallophosphoesterase family protein: protein MRTVVIGDIHGGFRALTQLIERADLPAKTKYIFVGDYVDGWSETVEVISFLIDFSHKNECVFIRGNHDELFYKYLASGESNPMWLSQGGETSVKSYMNISRGLKEIHRRFFENLVNYHIDSENRLFVHAGFTNQAGPEYEYYPNLVYWDRTLWEMACAMDISISENDNRFPKRLKLFKEIFIGHTPVTRVGYDKPANFANVWNVDTGAAYKGSLSMLDVDTKQIWQSDPVHLLYPNEKGRN from the coding sequence ATGAGAACAGTAGTAATAGGAGACATCCATGGTGGGTTTAGAGCTTTGACCCAATTGATTGAAAGAGCAGATCTTCCTGCTAAAACAAAGTATATTTTTGTTGGGGATTATGTGGATGGATGGAGTGAAACCGTCGAGGTAATTTCATTTTTAATAGATTTTTCGCACAAAAATGAATGCGTTTTTATTCGTGGAAACCATGACGAACTGTTTTATAAATATTTAGCTTCTGGAGAATCCAATCCTATGTGGCTATCGCAAGGCGGAGAAACAAGCGTTAAAAGCTACATGAATATTTCAAGAGGACTGAAGGAAATACACAGAAGGTTTTTTGAGAATCTGGTCAATTACCATATCGATTCCGAAAACCGCCTTTTCGTTCATGCGGGATTTACAAATCAAGCGGGTCCTGAATACGAATATTATCCCAACTTGGTCTATTGGGATAGAACCTTATGGGAGATGGCTTGCGCGATGGACATAAGCATTTCTGAAAATGATAACAGATTTCCAAAAAGACTAAAACTTTTCAAAGAAATATTTATCGGTCATACTCCCGTAACCCGCGTGGGATATGACAAGCCTGCTAATTTTGCCAACGTCTGGAATGTCGACACCGGTGCTGCTTATAAGGGTTCATTATCCATGCTCGATGTGGATACCAAACAAATTTG
- a CDS encoding T9SS type A sorting domain-containing protein codes for MSALYENPFNSSVVDSIFNDFKIHVNSEYNYQIEYKKIIIRVANDVPWIEDFKNTGISGIPALDNLMAQYQLSIFNYIVLPTCECTHFHLETNFDFLNMYALIDDFEAIETIDRATVNISDMSVRFNYTGIPYYIDNRPIEVCDIIVDGDLFTFILYAYDCMAGCLLQEARYARVTEECEVLSTPSNSFEKLVIYPNPTSNKIYLRGISSDVEHIQIFSVEGKLVQSLENVSQEIDVSQLNPGIYFMQVITSEADKYSLKFIRE; via the coding sequence TTGTCGGCCTTATACGAAAATCCTTTTAACAGTTCGGTTGTAGACTCTATTTTCAACGATTTTAAAATTCACGTTAATTCGGAATATAATTACCAAATTGAATACAAAAAAATTATTATCCGAGTAGCTAATGATGTTCCATGGATTGAGGATTTTAAGAATACTGGCATTTCGGGTATCCCCGCATTGGATAATTTGATGGCACAATATCAACTTTCCATTTTTAATTATATCGTTTTGCCAACTTGTGAATGCACCCATTTCCATTTGGAAACTAATTTCGATTTCTTGAATATGTATGCCTTGATTGATGACTTTGAGGCAATTGAAACTATAGACAGGGCTACAGTCAATATTTCTGACATGTCCGTTCGCTTTAATTACACTGGAATTCCTTATTATATCGATAACCGCCCCATCGAAGTCTGCGATATTATAGTGGATGGAGACTTATTTACTTTTATTCTTTATGCATATGATTGTATGGCTGGATGTCTATTACAGGAAGCCAGATATGCTCGCGTAACTGAAGAATGCGAAGTGCTTTCCACTCCTTCAAATTCATTTGAAAAATTAGTAATTTATCCCAATCCCACCTCGAATAAAATATATTTAAGGGGTATTTCTTCGGATGTAGAACATATCCAAATTTTTTCGGTTGAAGGAAAATTAGTTCAATCCTTAGAAAACGTTTCCCAAGAAATCGACGTGTCACAATTAAATCCTGGAATATATTTTATGCAGGTTATTACTTCTGAAGCAGATAAATATTCATTGAAATTCATCAGAGAGTAA
- a CDS encoding ATP-binding protein, producing the protein MINKRLLIKNLLAHNDESSFYDKKRKIDLGTKEGKAKFLKHICALSNSNPANNSFIVIGVEDETNEIIGTDFFDDSKIQNLINAYLTNPSLISYENVAFPNLPSDKVLGLVTIRPNGKITSLRKNIWKYWGGSIFLRDGSISMPKTFDIEIKDVNSEIVKSIENAAKNNIEMTLDGVLDFINNRHKDFESHYKVFKEQFVLCWAGNPKRVKDETYYSRVDIELINEQVRLFYSALDEITISYTDDYFQMVEYVHLGLNDQFKYYPLEEVTIHFQENGSYQMDSKLLFEPPQFNKKTLFHIYNANNSILEKLKRKVPLNSSESKDLQHLPSTYLICFLNGFEDAKEKLQEAKEFLREYNSAAYQLSKESLRILRKVSYN; encoded by the coding sequence ATGATCAATAAACGCCTTCTTATCAAAAACCTACTCGCCCACAATGACGAGAGCAGTTTCTATGATAAAAAGCGAAAAATAGATCTTGGAACAAAAGAGGGTAAGGCAAAATTTTTAAAACATATCTGTGCCCTGAGCAATAGCAATCCGGCGAACAATTCGTTTATTGTAATCGGAGTTGAAGATGAAACCAATGAAATTATCGGGACCGATTTCTTTGACGATAGCAAAATACAGAATCTTATAAATGCGTATTTAACCAATCCGTCCTTAATTTCTTATGAAAACGTTGCCTTTCCAAATTTGCCATCCGATAAAGTGTTGGGTTTGGTAACCATAAGGCCCAACGGAAAAATTACTTCACTTCGAAAAAATATATGGAAATATTGGGGCGGGTCTATTTTTCTTCGCGATGGCAGCATCTCAATGCCCAAGACTTTTGATATTGAAATAAAAGATGTCAATTCCGAAATTGTAAAATCGATAGAAAATGCGGCAAAAAACAATATCGAAATGACCTTGGACGGCGTTCTTGATTTTATCAATAATCGCCACAAGGACTTTGAAAGCCACTACAAAGTTTTTAAGGAACAATTCGTTTTGTGTTGGGCGGGAAATCCTAAAAGAGTTAAGGATGAAACTTATTATTCCCGTGTGGATATTGAACTTATCAATGAACAAGTACGCCTTTTTTATTCGGCTTTGGATGAGATTACCATAAGCTATACGGATGATTATTTTCAAATGGTAGAATATGTGCATTTGGGGCTAAATGATCAATTTAAATATTATCCGTTGGAAGAGGTAACAATTCATTTCCAAGAAAACGGGTCGTATCAAATGGATTCGAAATTGCTTTTTGAGCCACCTCAATTCAATAAAAAAACACTTTTTCATATTTATAATGCCAACAATTCAATATTGGAAAAACTTAAAAGGAAAGTCCCTTTAAATTCTTCTGAAAGCAAAGATTTACAGCATCTTCCCTCCACGTATTTAATTTGTTTTTTAAACGGATTTGAGGATGCAAAAGAGAAACTTCAGGAAGCTAAAGAGTTTTTAAGAGAGTATAATTCAGCAGCTTATCAGCTTTCAAAGGAATCGCTACGGATATTGAGGAAGGTGAGTTATAATTAA
- a CDS encoding SDR family NAD(P)-dependent oxidoreductase codes for MKNNKTAIITGATSGIGRATARLFAQNGIRIIICGRREERLQKLSEELSAITEVIILNFDVRDKEKVEWAIKSIPANFSDIDILINNAGNAHGLDTIDEGKTEDWDAMLDINVKGLLYVTNAILPNMIERKSGHIINIGSTAGKEVYPKGNVYCASKFAVDALNQGMRIDLNGKGIKVGAINPGLVETEFSEVRFKGDNERAEKVYQGFTPLKPEDIADIIWFAVTRPPHVNIADLTVMCLDQASSTIVNKVTS; via the coding sequence ATGAAAAATAATAAAACTGCAATTATAACGGGAGCCACTTCCGGAATTGGGAGAGCAACAGCAAGACTTTTTGCACAAAACGGAATCAGGATAATAATCTGCGGAAGGCGCGAGGAACGGCTCCAAAAACTTTCTGAAGAACTTTCAGCAATCACGGAAGTCATTATCCTCAATTTTGACGTACGTGACAAGGAGAAAGTTGAGTGGGCAATAAAATCAATTCCAGCAAATTTTTCAGACATAGACATTCTGATAAACAACGCCGGCAATGCCCACGGATTGGACACAATAGACGAGGGAAAAACGGAGGATTGGGATGCAATGTTGGACATTAATGTGAAAGGGTTATTATATGTAACCAACGCCATTTTACCAAACATGATTGAACGCAAATCGGGACACATCATTAACATCGGAAGCACTGCCGGCAAGGAAGTTTATCCTAAAGGAAATGTGTATTGCGCCAGCAAATTTGCCGTGGATGCCCTCAATCAGGGAATGCGAATTGACTTGAATGGAAAAGGTATAAAAGTGGGAGCCATAAACCCAGGACTTGTGGAAACGGAATTCAGCGAAGTCCGATTTAAAGGAGACAATGAACGAGCCGAAAAAGTGTACCAAGGTTTCACTCCCTTAAAACCAGAAGATATTGCGGACATTATATGGTTTGCCGTAACCCGTCCGCCACACGTGAATATTGCCGATTTAACCGTGATGTGTTTGGATCAAGCGTCCTCGACAATTGTAAATAAGGTTACAAGTTAA
- a CDS encoding AAA family ATPase: MENTNSTFDIGALNEKIERESAFVDILSMEMNKVIVGQKHMVERLMIGLLGQGHILLEGVPGLAKTLAINTLSKAVHGTFSRIQFTPDLLPADVIGTLIYNMKLNDFSIKKGPIFANFVLADEINRAPAKVQSALLEAMQEKQVTIGDTTFKLDKPFLVMATQNPIEQEGTYPLPEAQVDRFMLKTVIKYPQLNEEQLIIRQNLKEEYEQVNPVATLEQIKRAQAAVREVYMDEKIEKYILDIIFATRTPENFGLADIKPLINFGASPRGSINLAIASKCYAFIRRRGYVVPEDVRAVVNDVLRHRIGITYEAEAENITSEDLINKIVNVIEVP, encoded by the coding sequence ATGGAAAATACAAATTCGACCTTTGACATTGGGGCATTAAATGAAAAGATTGAAAGAGAAAGTGCATTTGTGGACATTCTTTCAATGGAAATGAACAAAGTAATCGTTGGCCAAAAACATATGGTGGAACGATTGATGATCGGTCTATTGGGCCAGGGCCATATTCTTTTGGAAGGAGTTCCAGGCTTGGCCAAAACCCTTGCCATAAATACCTTATCGAAAGCAGTTCACGGTACCTTTAGCCGAATCCAATTTACGCCGGATTTACTACCTGCCGACGTTATAGGAACTCTTATTTACAACATGAAACTTAACGATTTCAGCATTAAAAAGGGTCCTATTTTTGCCAATTTTGTACTTGCTGATGAGATTAACCGTGCGCCAGCCAAAGTGCAATCTGCACTGTTGGAGGCGATGCAGGAGAAACAAGTTACTATCGGCGATACTACTTTTAAACTGGATAAGCCATTTTTGGTTATGGCTACCCAAAACCCAATCGAACAGGAAGGTACTTACCCACTGCCGGAAGCGCAAGTGGACCGTTTTATGCTAAAAACGGTAATAAAATATCCCCAGCTGAACGAAGAACAACTTATTATCCGTCAGAACCTGAAAGAAGAATACGAGCAGGTAAATCCCGTGGCAACTTTGGAGCAGATAAAAAGAGCACAAGCAGCCGTGCGGGAGGTTTATATGGACGAAAAGATAGAAAAGTATATTCTCGATATAATCTTTGCCACTCGGACCCCAGAAAACTTCGGACTTGCCGATATTAAGCCACTAATCAATTTTGGCGCCTCTCCACGTGGAAGTATAAACCTCGCAATAGCTTCAAAATGCTATGCCTTTATCCGCCGTCGTGGTTATGTTGTACCCGAGGATGTTCGCGCAGTGGTTAACGACGTATTGCGCCACAGAATCGGTATAACCTACGAAGCCGAAGCCGAAAACATTACTTCCGAAGATCTTATCAACAAGATCGTGAATGTTATTGAAGTACCGTAG
- a CDS encoding DUF58 domain-containing protein — protein sequence MDTKELLQKVRKIEIKTRRLSDNVFGGEYHSTFKGRGMTFSEVRQYQFGDDVRNIDWNVTARYSEPFVKVFEEERELTLMLLVDISGSEFFGTQEQFKNEIITEIAATLAFSAMQNNDKTGLILFSDEIELYIPPKKGKSHVLRIIRELLEFEPKSNRTDIANALKFLSNVMKKKAIVFVLSDFIDDNYRDTLRIAAKKHDLTGIRVYDKAEETIPNLGMVQMEDQETGELILVNTGSKSVRNHYYAYHRERIDYFVDSFTKSGAGALSCRVDESYVKKLLGYFKRR from the coding sequence ATGGATACTAAAGAACTTCTTCAAAAAGTACGGAAAATCGAAATCAAAACGCGTCGGCTTAGCGACAACGTTTTTGGTGGCGAATACCATAGTACTTTTAAAGGTCGAGGGATGACTTTTAGCGAAGTGCGCCAATATCAATTTGGTGATGATGTCCGGAATATAGATTGGAACGTTACCGCCCGATACAGCGAGCCCTTTGTAAAAGTTTTTGAAGAAGAGCGCGAGCTCACTCTTATGCTTTTGGTTGACATTAGCGGTTCGGAATTTTTTGGTACCCAAGAACAGTTTAAGAATGAAATTATTACTGAAATAGCAGCAACGCTGGCTTTTTCGGCTATGCAGAATAACGATAAAACGGGATTGATTCTTTTTTCGGATGAAATTGAGCTTTACATTCCTCCTAAAAAAGGAAAATCCCATGTGTTGCGAATCATACGTGAGCTGTTGGAATTTGAACCAAAAAGCAACAGAACAGACATTGCCAACGCCCTAAAGTTTTTGAGTAATGTTATGAAGAAGAAGGCGATCGTATTTGTCCTCTCAGATTTTATCGATGATAATTATCGGGATACGCTAAGGATTGCTGCTAAAAAACACGATTTAACCGGAATTCGGGTTTATGATAAGGCTGAAGAAACCATTCCAAATTTGGGAATGGTGCAAATGGAGGATCAAGAAACGGGAGAATTGATTTTGGTAAATACAGGTTCTAAAAGTGTGCGGAATCATTATTACGCATATCACCGAGAGCGGATAGATTACTTTGTGGATTCATTTACCAAAAGTGGAGCAGGAGCCTTGAGCTGCCGTGTGGATGAAAGTTATGTGAAAAAATTACTTGGTTATTTTAAGAGACGTTGA
- a CDS encoding DUF4381 domain-containing protein: MNFIYRNFNFQGKLLLCSLIFFLYSSISFSQITTSVDSTKIRIGEEILYSIGVDADSTDMVVFPEEQTFAPLEMIESYKVDTTFEASKYHLIKKYGLTQFDSGHYTIPPQRILINNKPFYTDSIKVEVNDVVVDTAKQKMFDIKPAVEVQGPPFNWKQVLYWVVPLILLVLLGIYLFRRKKRRDAAEKQLPPYEEAIVALKKLDNSQLLQENKSKEYYSSLTEIVKRYLDREVDESAMESTSDELITRLMMHKEAGNFDFDNETIRRLDMIFKRADLVKFAKMNQLAGQAEVDRKTIEEIINETHEVIPEPTEEELLKNEEYLEKLRKRRQRRKWILGISGIVVAVILAGVVYGSLTGFDNLKDKLFGNDLRELAEGTWIKSEYGFPAVIIETPKVLVRAEAPVTNAANSAISRKDIFTYGKMTSDFYIMVSTIQFQQKNDIALDTALDSVLDDLEQSGAKNMVVKRDDFETDKGIKGLRAHGDFNVQVSDKKIQDQKSSYELLLFAQENGLQEVLIVFQDDGKYAKEIIKRIEASIELEITQKDGK; this comes from the coding sequence ATGAATTTTATATATAGAAATTTTAATTTTCAGGGGAAGTTACTTCTCTGTTCTCTTATCTTTTTTCTCTATTCTTCCATTTCCTTTTCACAAATAACAACTTCGGTCGATTCTACAAAGATTCGAATTGGTGAAGAAATACTTTATTCCATTGGTGTAGATGCGGATTCAACTGATATGGTCGTTTTTCCAGAAGAGCAGACTTTCGCTCCTTTGGAAATGATTGAATCCTATAAAGTGGATACTACTTTCGAAGCCTCAAAATACCACTTAATTAAGAAATATGGGCTTACCCAATTTGACAGCGGACATTACACAATTCCCCCTCAGCGAATTCTTATCAATAATAAACCATTTTATACCGATTCTATAAAGGTTGAGGTAAATGATGTGGTTGTTGATACGGCCAAGCAGAAGATGTTTGATATTAAGCCAGCCGTGGAAGTGCAGGGTCCGCCTTTTAATTGGAAGCAGGTTTTATATTGGGTGGTGCCACTGATTTTATTAGTTCTGCTGGGTATTTATCTTTTCAGAAGAAAAAAACGAAGAGATGCTGCTGAAAAGCAATTGCCACCCTACGAAGAAGCGATTGTAGCATTAAAAAAACTGGATAATTCCCAACTTCTTCAGGAGAATAAAAGCAAGGAATACTATAGCAGTTTAACCGAAATAGTTAAACGCTATCTAGATCGTGAAGTGGACGAATCTGCAATGGAAAGTACTAGCGACGAATTGATCACTCGCTTGATGATGCATAAGGAGGCCGGAAATTTCGATTTCGATAACGAAACAATCCGAAGACTGGATATGATTTTCAAACGTGCGGATTTGGTGAAATTTGCCAAAATGAATCAGCTGGCCGGACAGGCAGAAGTGGACCGAAAAACCATTGAAGAGATAATTAATGAAACTCACGAGGTAATTCCGGAGCCAACAGAAGAAGAGCTTCTTAAAAATGAGGAATATCTTGAAAAACTAAGAAAAAGACGCCAAAGAAGGAAATGGATATTGGGGATTTCCGGAATTGTGGTTGCTGTGATCTTGGCTGGAGTTGTGTACGGAAGCCTCACAGGATTTGATAATCTGAAAGACAAACTTTTTGGGAATGATCTTAGGGAACTCGCCGAAGGTACTTGGATAAAAAGTGAATATGGATTTCCGGCGGTTATTATAGAAACTCCCAAAGTGTTGGTAAGGGCCGAAGCACCGGTAACAAATGCCGCTAATAGCGCCATAAGCAGGAAAGATATTTTTACTTATGGTAAAATGACTTCCGATTTTTACATAATGGTTTCCACCATTCAATTTCAACAAAAAAATGACATTGCCCTAGATACCGCTCTTGATTCGGTCCTTGATGATCTAGAACAGAGCGGAGCAAAAAATATGGTCGTGAAGCGGGATGATTTTGAAACGGATAAGGGCATCAAGGGACTAAGAGCCCACGGTGATTTCAACGTTCAAGTTTCTGACAAAAAGATTCAGGACCAAAAAAGCTCTTATGAATTGTTACTATTCGCCCAAGAAAATGGGTTGCAGGAAGTGTTGATCGTATTTCAGGATGACGGTAAGTACGCGAAAGAAATAATCAAAAGAATAGAAGCTTCCATAGAGCTTGAAATAACTCAGAAAGATGGGAAGTAA
- a CDS encoding vWA domain-containing protein: protein MGSNFEFVNPQFFWLFLLLPVLILWYLWKRKKQTATLKISSIQGFKTGKNWLARLKPVLFALRLLALSAIIVAMARPRTVDETTKTKTTRGIDIVMAMDLSASMLARDLKPNRLEALKTTVAHFIKGRPNDRIGLVEYAGESYTRTPLTSDKNLLLSSLKSMEYNTTIEGGTAIGSGLATAVNRLKDSRAKSKVIILLTDGVNNTGFIDPKIASELAVEFGIKVYTIGIGTNGMAMSPIAIRPDGGFQYGNVPVEIDEQLMKDIAKRTGGQYFRATDNQKLEKIYDEINKLEKTDIEEFKYTNYNEMFRQWVILGLILIGFEFLLRISLFRGFL from the coding sequence ATGGGAAGTAATTTCGAATTTGTAAATCCGCAGTTTTTCTGGTTGTTCCTATTACTTCCAGTGCTTATTCTATGGTATCTATGGAAACGAAAAAAGCAAACCGCTACTTTAAAAATCTCCAGCATTCAAGGGTTTAAAACTGGAAAGAACTGGCTTGCCAGATTAAAACCTGTTTTGTTTGCTCTCAGGCTCTTAGCGCTTTCGGCAATAATTGTTGCAATGGCTAGACCCAGAACGGTAGATGAAACCACAAAAACGAAAACCACTCGCGGTATAGACATTGTAATGGCAATGGACCTTTCAGCAAGTATGTTGGCGAGAGATTTAAAACCAAACAGACTGGAAGCTCTAAAAACAACCGTTGCACATTTTATCAAAGGTCGTCCAAATGACAGAATAGGACTGGTTGAATATGCTGGTGAGAGTTATACCCGAACGCCATTAACCAGTGATAAAAACTTATTGCTTTCCTCTCTAAAGAGTATGGAATACAACACTACAATTGAAGGTGGCACTGCAATTGGATCTGGTCTGGCAACCGCTGTAAACCGTTTAAAAGATAGTCGTGCCAAGAGTAAGGTTATTATTCTTTTAACCGACGGTGTTAATAATACGGGCTTTATAGATCCTAAGATTGCAAGTGAATTGGCCGTAGAATTTGGAATTAAAGTTTACACCATTGGAATCGGGACTAACGGTATGGCAATGTCGCCTATTGCTATTCGGCCAGACGGCGGATTCCAATATGGAAATGTACCTGTAGAAATTGATGAGCAATTGATGAAGGATATTGCCAAAAGAACCGGAGGTCAATATTTTAGAGCAACCGACAACCAAAAATTGGAAAAGATTTATGATGAAATAAATAAATTGGAAAAAACAGACATTGAAGAATTCAAATACACAAATTATAACGAAATGTTCCGCCAATGGGTCATTTTAGGCTTGATATTGATCGGTTTCGAGTTCCTATTGCGGATTTCATTATTTAGAGGATTTTTATAA
- a CDS encoding vWA domain-containing protein has protein sequence MYQLEQPIYFYILFAIPVIVVLYLMLMVWKRTVQKRFVDKELLKKLSPSRSTFKSVLKILVLCLAVACLSFALVNPKIGTKLETVKREGVDIVFALDVSKSMLVEDIAPNRLDKAKQLITQIINNLAGDRVGIIGYAGSAFPQVPITTDFAAAKLFLAGMNTDMVSSQGTAITQAIEMAQTFYDDEDQTNRVLFLVSDGEDHGGNISKIAEEAAEKGIRIFPIGVGTVEGGPIPIKKNGILQYYLRDKNNEQVISRLGEETLKEIAKITNGEYINGANTKEVVDRVKSILNAMDKKEFESKQYTDFKDQFQWFLAGALFLLVLDLFLLERKTAWLEKLNLFNEKKK, from the coding sequence GTGTACCAACTAGAACAACCCATATATTTCTACATCCTTTTTGCCATTCCGGTGATTGTGGTTCTGTACCTAATGCTGATGGTTTGGAAAAGAACGGTACAAAAGCGTTTTGTTGACAAAGAACTTCTCAAAAAACTGAGTCCGAGTCGTTCAACTTTTAAATCCGTTCTAAAAATTTTGGTGCTTTGTCTTGCTGTTGCCTGTCTGAGCTTTGCCTTGGTAAATCCAAAAATAGGGACTAAACTGGAAACGGTAAAAAGAGAGGGTGTGGATATTGTTTTTGCATTGGACGTTTCAAAAAGTATGTTGGTGGAGGATATTGCCCCAAATCGGTTGGATAAAGCCAAACAACTCATCACCCAGATAATAAATAACCTCGCTGGTGATAGAGTGGGAATTATTGGGTACGCAGGTAGTGCTTTTCCACAGGTTCCAATTACTACAGATTTTGCCGCCGCGAAATTATTTTTAGCGGGAATGAATACCGATATGGTCTCATCACAAGGAACTGCCATAACCCAAGCTATTGAAATGGCGCAAACTTTTTACGATGATGAAGATCAAACCAATCGTGTTTTATTTTTAGTTTCGGATGGAGAAGATCACGGTGGAAACATCTCTAAAATAGCTGAAGAAGCCGCAGAAAAAGGTATTCGTATTTTTCCAATCGGTGTAGGAACCGTGGAAGGCGGACCTATTCCCATTAAAAAGAATGGAATACTTCAATATTACCTACGTGATAAAAATAACGAACAGGTAATAAGTCGTTTAGGTGAAGAAACTCTTAAGGAGATTGCGAAAATCACCAATGGAGAGTATATTAACGGCGCAAATACAAAAGAAGTCGTTGATAGAGTGAAATCCATTCTCAATGCAATGGACAAAAAGGAGTTTGAATCAAAACAGTACACCGATTTTAAAGACCAATTTCAATGGTTTTTAGCTGGGGCATTATTTTTGCTGGTATTGGACTTGTTCTTACTTGAACGAAAAACCGCTTGGTTAGAAAAATTGAACCTGTTTAACGAAAAGAAAAAGTAA
- a CDS encoding tetratricopeptide repeat protein, protein MKSISHYKIKQGKVGQNLLLVLLMLPFLSFAQQQTKEQKKQLKASQEYMSEAQQSLQKGKFVDAEADYRQAISLNPKSETAKYNLGTAYYEREQNAEAMLRFKQAATTANTKTEKHQAFHNLGNTYMKEKKYQEAVAAYKDALRNNPNDDETRYNLALAKDMLEKNPPPPEDNDDKDKDNQDKQEQDQDKKDQQDQKDQDNKDKNEGDEGDKKEDKDKGDQKEDKQEGDKDKGESNKPKEEEGDKPQQQQQVPGQLSPQQVKSLLEAMNNEEKKVQEKINAEKEKGVKVKSDKDW, encoded by the coding sequence ATGAAGAGCATTTCACATTATAAAATAAAACAAGGTAAAGTGGGACAAAACCTGTTGCTGGTATTGTTGATGCTTCCTTTTCTCAGTTTTGCCCAACAACAGACCAAGGAACAGAAAAAGCAGTTAAAAGCATCGCAAGAATATATGAGCGAGGCACAACAATCCCTTCAAAAAGGAAAATTTGTAGATGCTGAGGCAGATTATCGTCAAGCTATTTCACTAAACCCTAAAAGTGAAACTGCAAAGTACAACCTCGGCACTGCCTATTATGAACGGGAGCAAAACGCTGAAGCGATGTTGCGGTTTAAACAGGCGGCGACAACAGCCAATACTAAGACAGAAAAACATCAGGCATTTCACAATTTGGGAAATACCTATATGAAAGAAAAAAAATATCAGGAAGCCGTAGCGGCATATAAGGATGCGCTTCGAAACAATCCGAATGATGATGAAACCCGATATAATTTGGCTTTAGCAAAAGATATGCTAGAGAAAAATCCGCCACCACCAGAGGATAATGACGATAAGGATAAGGATAATCAGGATAAACAAGAGCAGGACCAGGACAAAAAGGATCAGCAGGACCAAAAAGATCAGGATAATAAGGACAAGAATGAAGGTGATGAAGGAGACAAGAAAGAGGATAAGGATAAAGGAGATCAAAAAGAAGATAAACAAGAAGGAGATAAAGATAAGGGAGAATCCAATAAGCCTAAGGAAGAAGAAGGTGATAAACCCCAACAGCAACAACAAGTTCCTGGTCAGCTTTCTCCCCAACAAGTAAAAAGTCTTTTAGAGGCCATGAACAATGAGGAGAAAAAAGTACAGGAAAAAATAAATGCCGAAAAAGAGAAAGGTGTTAAAGTCAAATCGGACAAAGATTGGTAG